The following nucleotide sequence is from Ignisphaera sp..
GCTATTGACTCTGGTGGCACTATCTGGATAAAAGCCTTTAATTCTGCGATTGTTCGAGCCTTGTATGGCAATGGCTTTTCAGGCTCTTGGTAAAAGTGAAAAGCCTTTTTGTTTGGAAGAACAATCTTTTTGGCATATACCAATGGCTTTGAAGAGATCTCTTCCAGAACCATCCCTGTAAACAATGTTAATGCCTCTAAATATGTTGTATAAGCTGTTATAACATCTTTATAAGGAGAGAAGTAGTTATGCACATCTCCTGCAGGACCCGTTTTCGTGGCCATGTAGTATAAGTGGTCACTTGATCCAAGAGCCCTCCAGATCCTGAGTACTTCACCCCCCATCGCCTTAACATATGGCTCAAGACTTGTATAATACTCGAAGAGTGTTTTCTGAAAGTTATTGCCAAGCCAGGCCGACAAATCTCTTTCATCAGCCCAGCTTATTGTTTCCCAAACACTAACATCTATATAGTCCCTTGGACTATTCCTATAAGCAGCTTCATAAGGAGATGCCACATATATGTTATCATATTTTGCAATCTCGATTGGAAGCCACTTTAGAAACTCTAGTATCCCTGTCGATGGGTGGTGATGCTCACCAAAGGTTTCATAATCTATAGCCACTAGTACCACGTCTCCAACGGTTTTCGAGAGCCAATACGCATACTTATCTGCTGTTAATGGGTATTGATCCCAGTTTCTATCCGAAAATCTGAACCCTATATCATCACTGAGTCTATAGTTTCTCATTAAAACCCTTACGTCACATCCCCTAATACCATAGACATAGTTTGGACTTCTCCAGCCCAGAACCCTCTCTACACCCTCGGTTAAAATCGCCTTATAGCCAAGTCTACACAACATGTAGGCAATTTCATTATTATATATGAACTCAGTGTTCTCCGCAACTCTAGGTGCGACCCCAAAAATCTCTTTAACCAATGCTCTGTGGAGCTCTATTTGCTCAACGAATTCGTCTACTGAGAAGAGAGATGCTAAGCTATGGTAATATGTTTGCTCAACAAGCTCAATGGCATCCTCTGCTATAGCCTCACTAATAATGTCTATGACCCTCTTGTCCCACTTCATTGCCTGCTCTATCAATACACCACTTAAACTCATTGAAAATTTGAATTCTTTCCCCATTTTCCTAACATTTCTGATACTCTCTAAAAGTATTTTCGTGGCCTTCACATAGCATCTTTCAGCAATTCTAGTGAAGATACTCCTATTTGTTTCATCATCGAATATTAAATCAAAGAGATTGCCTAGAGATAACTTTTTTCTAACACCATTGAAAAGAAGATGCCTAAGCAGATCTCTTCTTAACCTATAGGGCTGGTGCAACTCAAACATGAAGACAACATCAACCATCTTAGTTGCCTCCCAATCAGCATTTAGAGATTATCTGGCACAAATGTAGTTGGATGATGAAATAGGTTTATTAACTTACTCCCTTCATGGCATAACAAACCCCGCTCTGTGACTAAAATGGGCAAAGATATAGAAATAGAGAAAAACCCGTATCTTATAGAAAAGCTAAAGACGTTTGAAATCAGGAGTAGAAGTGTCAAGGAGCTGCTAAGAGATATGGCAAATACAGCATATCAGGGTAGGGCGCTGGGAGAGGTATACGAAATAATAGTTGATATGATTAGAGACCCAGACAACACTATATTTCTAGGACTAGCTGGTTCCATGAGCACAGCTGGGATGTGGAAGATAATCAAGTGGTTTGTTGAGAAAAGATATGTTGATGTTGTTGTCTCTACAGGTGCAAATATATCTGAGGATATCTACGAGGCTATGGGGTTTAGCTACTACAAAGGTTCTCCCAATGTTGATGATGCAGACCTCCTAAGGTATAAAATAGATAGGTTCTACGATGTCTTTGCAAGTGAGATTGACTATAGAAAGATGGAGAACCTCATAAAAGAGTTCATATACACCCTGCCAAAGGGATCTCAATACTCAACAGCAGAGTTTCTATATCTATTCGGCAAATACCTAAATGAGAGAGGGATAGACTGTATAGTATCAGCTGCATATAGAGCTGGTGTCCCAGTTTTCTCACCAGCTCTAGTTGATAGTGGCTATGGGGTTGCAGCTATTTTGGCCGTAAGGGAGAGAGGACACAATATAGTTCTTGACATGGTGAAAGATTTCAATCAGATTGTTGAGATTGGTAGAAGAGCCAAGAAGATGTCTGCTATATACATAGGTGGTGGAGTTCCAAAGGATTACGTAAATCTGGTGACTGTTATGCAAACACTTCTAGATTATATGGAGAAGGGTGAGGAAACATATAAGTCATTAGAATATGTGGTTCAAATAACTATGGATGCCCCTCAGTGGGGTGGGCTTTCAGGAGCCACTCTAGAAGAGGCTGTTAGCTGGGGAAAGGTGTCGCCTAAAGCCAAGAAGAGGGTTGTATATGTCGATGCCACAATAGCTCTTCCACTAATAGCTCAGGCCTTGTACGAGGAGAACATAGAGAGGAAAAACGCTCCAAATCTTGAATGGCTTTTCAAGAGCATCAGCATTTAATAAACTTATATCTTAGTGTTCAAATAAAAACATTTTTGAAACCGGTGCAGTTTTTCGATGTCAGAAAAAAGTGAGAAAAGCTTAGGTTACGCAGAGAAGCTGACAATAGTAAAGATTCTTAGGGCTCTGAACAAATTTTACAGTTTAAGGGATCTTGAACAGATATTCGAT
It contains:
- a CDS encoding alpha-amylase; protein product: MVDVVFMFELHQPYRLRRDLLRHLLFNGVRKKLSLGNLFDLIFDDETNRSIFTRIAERCYVKATKILLESIRNVRKMGKEFKFSMSLSGVLIEQAMKWDKRVIDIISEAIAEDAIELVEQTYYHSLASLFSVDEFVEQIELHRALVKEIFGVAPRVAENTEFIYNNEIAYMLCRLGYKAILTEGVERVLGWRSPNYVYGIRGCDVRVLMRNYRLSDDIGFRFSDRNWDQYPLTADKYAYWLSKTVGDVVLVAIDYETFGEHHHPSTGILEFLKWLPIEIAKYDNIYVASPYEAAYRNSPRDYIDVSVWETISWADERDLSAWLGNNFQKTLFEYYTSLEPYVKAMGGEVLRIWRALGSSDHLYYMATKTGPAGDVHNYFSPYKDVITAYTTYLEALTLFTGMVLEEISSKPLVYAKKIVLPNKKAFHFYQEPEKPLPYKARTIAELKAFIQIVPPESIAYHVMRKDLARWIRENFFLDEIANELENLAKALQQGALEPNKLREAVLNILSKI
- a CDS encoding deoxyhypusine synthase; its protein translation is MGKDIEIEKNPYLIEKLKTFEIRSRSVKELLRDMANTAYQGRALGEVYEIIVDMIRDPDNTIFLGLAGSMSTAGMWKIIKWFVEKRYVDVVVSTGANISEDIYEAMGFSYYKGSPNVDDADLLRYKIDRFYDVFASEIDYRKMENLIKEFIYTLPKGSQYSTAEFLYLFGKYLNERGIDCIVSAAYRAGVPVFSPALVDSGYGVAAILAVRERGHNIVLDMVKDFNQIVEIGRRAKKMSAIYIGGGVPKDYVNLVTVMQTLLDYMEKGEETYKSLEYVVQITMDAPQWGGLSGATLEEAVSWGKVSPKAKKRVVYVDATIALPLIAQALYEENIERKNAPNLEWLFKSISI